The Stigmatella aurantiaca DW4/3-1 genome contains the following window.
GAGGGCAGCGGGACGAACCGGGCCTCCAGGGGCGCCGCCTGCTTCCAGTCGATCGTGCAACCCCGGACGTACAGGGCGGCCACCGCTTCTCTCAGGACGCGAGGCTCCTCCTGGGAGCGCCGCATCGAAGCGATGGCGTGTCCCTCCACCCCACGGGCTTCCAGGCACTGAAGGACGTTGTGCCCGAGCACCGGATGCGGGCCCAACTCCAGAAAGAGCCGGTGCCCATCGTCGATCGCGCTGCGCACGGCATCGGCGAAGCGGACCGGTTCGCGGATGTTCCGGGCCCAGTAGGAGGCTCCCAGCTCCGGCCCTTCCAGGCGCTCACCACTCACCGTGCTGTAGAAGGGCACCTCGCAGCGTTCCGCGCGAAGCCCATGGAGGGACTGAAGCAGCTCTTCCTGCAACGGTGCCATCTGAGGACTGTGAAAGGCGTAGTCGACCCGGAGCCGCCGATAGACCACCTGCCGCTGCTCCAGCCGCGCCACCACCGTGTCCACCGCCTCCGGGTCTCCGGAGAGCACGGCCGACAACGGATCATTGATGGCGCCCAGCGACACCCGCCCGTCGACCCCTTCGAGGAAGGAGGTCAACTCGTGGGCGGGCAGCTCGACGGCCACCATCTTTCCAAAGCCGGTTGCCCGCTGCATCAGACGGCTCCGGTGATGAACGACGCGGAGCGCGTCCTCCAGGCTCAGGGCTCCGGCGACCTGCGCGGCCGCGACCTCTCCGATGCTGTGACCGATGACGGCATCGGGCTGAATGCCCCAGGAGCGCCACAGTTTCGCGAGTGCCACCTGGAGCGCGAACAGGGCGGGCTGTGTGACGGCCGTCTGGTTCAGGCGCGAGTGCTCCTCGCTGGCTGCCAGCTCGTCCAGCAGCGAAAAGCCAGCGAGGGGCCGCAGCAGCGCGTCGCACGCCTCGACGGTGTGCCGGAACACAGGCTCCGTTTCGAGAAGCTGGCGCCCCATGCCCACCCATTGAGACCCCTGACCCGAAAAGACGAAAGCGAGCCTGCGGTGTCCGCCTGCGCTCGCGGTTCCCTGGAACATGCCCGCGGGACGCTCGCCGCGAAGGAAGGCCGCCAGCGCCGAATGCACCTCGGGGGGGGAATCGCCGACCACCGCCAGGCGGTGCTCATGGTGCGTCCGGTGTGCGCCCGCGGAGAACGCCACATCCCGGAGCTCCCCTTCCGGCCCCATGCGCTCCTGATACGCCCGTGCGAGTGCCTCGAGGGCCTCCGGAGTCCGGGCGGACAAGGGCAGCACCCTGGGCCTCCGTTCATTGCGCCCGGTGGCGGGTTCCTCGGGTTGGCCGGAGGGCGATACGGCGCTCCAGCGCACGGTCCGCCCCTGGGCATAGAGGGCCCCGAGTGCGTCGCGCATCACGGCGCGGCCGTCCTCCCTCCGGCGCAAGGAGGCGAGCACGCGGGTGGGCCGTCCCGCATGCGCGAGCACGGACTCGATGGAGCGCTTGAGCGTGGCGTGAGGGCCTAGCTCGACGAAGCACGCATCCGGCATCCGCTCGGCCAGGGCCTCCAGCGCTTGGGAGAACTGGACGGGCTGAATGAAGTGGCGGGTCCAATAGGCGGCATCCAGGGATTCTCCCTGGAGCAGGGCTCCGGTGACGGCGCTGGCCAGCGGCTGCTTTGCGCGGCCTGGGTGGAGCCCCTGGAGGGCTTCGGACAGCTCGTCTCGCAGCGAGGCGAGTCCAGGGCTGTGCGCGGGGACATCCGTGCTGACACGCCAGTGAGAGATGCCTCGCCGCTGGAGGGACTCCAGCACCTCCGTGATGGCTTGGGGCTCGCCCGTCAGCACCGTCGCGTCGGGCGCGGCGGAGATGGCGCGGTGGACGCGTCCCTCGAACCCAGCCAGCTCTTGACCCGCCTGCTCCCAGGAGAGGCTCACCAGGGCCATTGCGCCCTGGCCGCGCAGCCGGTCGATGAGGCGCGCCTGGGAACAGATGACGCGCAGGGCGTCCTCCAGGTCCAGGCTCCCGGCCACATGCGCGGCCGCGACCTCTCCAATGCTGTAGCCGATAACGGCATCGGGCTCGATTCCCCAGGAGCGCCACAGCTCCGCGAGGGCAATCTCCAGCGCCACGGTGGCGGGCCAGCCAACGGCCGCTTCGTCCAGCCGCGAGCGCGTCCCCTGCGCCGCCAGCTCTTGAAGCAGGGACCAGCCCAGCTGCTGGCGGATGAGCACGTCACATCGCTGGAGCGCCGTCCGGAAGGCGGGCTCGCTCCACACCAGGCTCCACCCCATGCCTGGCCACTGAGCACCTTGGCCGGAGAAGACGAAAACCACGGGGCGCCGGGGCGAGGCCTCGCCGCAGGACTGTCCGGCCCTGGGCTCACCGTCCCAGAAGGAGAGGAGGTGCTGTTTCAGCTCTTGGCGGGAGCGCACCGTGACGGCAAGCCGGTGCGTTCCCTCTCCGTACCGGGCTGCTTCCTGGCACAGGGCCCGCAGCGGCAAGGGCGCGCCGGGTTCCTCCAGGGAGTCGAGGATGCCCTGGACCCGCAGCTGCAACTCCGTCTCTCCGTCCGCGGCGAGCGCGAACAGCTCCGCCTCGTGCGGCCGCCACTGCTGAAGCACCACGTGACAGTTCGTCCCACCGAACCCAAACGAGCTGACGCCCGCGGTGAAGGGCTCCTCCTCCCCACCAGGCCAAGGCTCCAGGTGGCGCTGGACGCGCAGGCCCAGGGCCTCGAAGGGGATGTGGGGGTTGGGGGGATCCGAGTGGAGGCTGGCCGGCAACGCCCGCTGCCTCATCGACAGCACCACCTTGATGACGCCCGCGATGCCCGCGGCGGCTTCCAGGTGCCCGATGTTGCTCTTCACCGAGCCCACGCGCAGCGGACGTTGCGTGGACCTGCCCACGCCCAACACCACGCCGAGCGCCCGGGCTTCGATGGGATCTCCCAGCAAGGTGCCCGTGCCGTGGGCTTCCACATAGTGCGCGCGCTGGGGATCGAGCTCCGCCTGGGCCCAGGCCCGGCGCAGCACGTCTTCTTGCGCCTTGGGGTTGGGGGCGGTGAGGCCGTTGCTGGCCCCGTCATTGTTCACCGCGCTGCCCCGGATGACGCAGTGGATGACGTCTCCGTCCGCGAGGGCGCGCGACAGCGGCTTGAGCACGACCACCCCCGTGCCCTCGCCGCGGGTGTATCCATTGGCCCGCGCGCCGAAGGAGAAGCACCGTCCGTCGGGTGACAGGCCTCCAAACTTCGACATTGCCACCGTGCTCTCGGGAGCCAGCAGCAGGTTCACCCCGCCCGCGAGGGCCAGGGTGGACTCGCCGCTGCGCAGGCTCTGGCAGGCCAGGTGCAGCGCGACCAACGACGACGAGCACGCGGTGCTCACCACGAGGCTGGGTCCCTGCAAGCCCAGGGCATAGGAGACGCGTGCGGAGATGATGCTCGCGTCTTGCCCCGTTGCGGTATGCGAGGTGGTGAGCGGACCGCCCGCGCCGGACAGCCTCCCGTAGTCGCAGAACATGGCGCCGAAGAAGACGCCGGTGCGGCTGCCCTTGAGCGCGCTGGGCGGCAATCCCGCGTCCTCCAGCGCCCCCCACGCGGTCTCCAGGGCGAGCCGCTGCTGGGGATCCATCTCCACCGCCTCGCGGGGCGAGATGCCGAAGAACGAGGGATCGAACTGGTCCACCCCCTCGATGAATCCTCCCCAGCGTGTGTTCATCTTCCCGGGCACGGCCGGATCAGCATCGTAGAAGGCGCCCGTGTCCCAGCGCTCGGAGGGCACTTCGGTGATGGCATCCTCACCCTCCCGCAGCAGGCGCCAGAAGGCCTCCGCGTCCGGTGCTCCTGGGAAGCGGCAGGCCAGGCCGATGATGGCAATGGGCTCATGACCCGGGAGCACGTCCTCCACGCTGCCAGGGCGGGGCGCGGGAGCAGGTTCCACGCCCGACAGGTGGCCGCACAGGGCCTCGATGGTTGGGTATTCCCAGAGCAGCGTCGCGGGCAGCGTACGGCCCAGGTCCGCGGACAGCTCTGCGAGCAGGCCCATCGCCCCGGCCGAGTCGAGCCCGTGGCGGCTGAGGGGCTCCCGCACATCGATGCTCCGGACTGGAAGCGCGGTGCGAGCCGCCACGAGCGAAATCACGAGTGATTGAAGCGCCTCGGGAGAAGACGGCGATCCGGCCTGCCTCATGGCTACCTCGATGTCCGGGCGAGCGGCTCCCACGACGGACACGCACGTGCGGGGCCGTGAGGAGGGGAGCGGGGTCCAATCAGGGGAAGAACCAAGGCCTCATGGGGGCCACTCCCGGTGAGCGGACCCAGACAGGTTGGCGCTCGTGCGCCAGTGGCCTTGGAGAAGCGGGTGGCGGTCAGCGGAGATGGACGCCGCCGGGAGTATGCGATTGCGGCGAGAGCGGCATTGGAAGACGAGCCTCTGGAGAGGTCAGGGCAATGTAAGATGCAAACCTAGATTCTAGGGAAAGCTCAACAAGCGTGTAGAGCACTAATATTCTTAGTATCTTCCAGAGCCGATGCCGCGTGTCAACTGGTCTGCAATTGCCGGAACTTTTCCGCGCGCTTGCCCTGGATTTTCCAACGAGCCCGTTCCTTTCCTGTGAGGGCTGGTCTGGATTGACGAAAAATTTTGCGCATGGGCAGAACATCATGCGTTGAGTTCCGAAGGGACTCCTGAGCGCAAGCCCAAGGCCGTAAGGCCATTGGGTTGACGGGCGTCAGTCTTTGCCGCCGCCCACGCAGTGGAAAAGCTGCCCAGCGATTAAACCCGAAAAAATCGGCAAAGCTCTCAAGAGGGGGGCCTGGTCCACGCTCGACGTGGGCGGGGATGACGCACCCCCGTCATCTCGGATGGCACTTCAACCCGGATCCCTCAGGGAGATGTTCAATATGATGTGGCGACAGGAACTGCGTGACGTTTCGAAGAGTCTCTTAGGTGCGGCAGTGCTGTTCTTTTCGATGGTGGTGGTATTTGCACCGCAAGACGCGGCGGCGGCTTGTCGAGGCGCCTGGGCGGAAGGATCGGCTTACAACGTTGGTGATGGGGTGACCTATAACGGAGGCACCTATACGGCTCTCCAAGCCCATACCGCTTGTGTGGGTTGTGGCTGGAATCCTGCGGCGGTACCGTCGTTGTGGAAGGCGGGCGGAGACTGTGGCAGCACGCCGCCGCCGCCCCCTCCTCCTCCTCCTCCTCCTGGAGGGAATGGAATCGCGGCGATCCTGAGCGAGTCGACGTTCAACACCATGTTCCCCAGCCGCAACGGCTTCTACACCTACGCGGCCCTGGTCGCCGCCGCCAACACCTTCCCTTCCTTCGCCACCTCCGGCGACACCGCCACCCGCAAGCGCGAGGTCGCCGCCTTCCTGGCCAACATCTCCCACGAGACCGGCGGCCTGGTCTACATCGAGGAGATCAACAAGAGCGTCATGTGTGACACCTCCTGGGGGCCCCCGGGCTGTGGCTGCGCCGCCGGCAAGTGGTACTACGGCCGCGGCCCCATCCAGCTCTCCTGGAATGGCAACTACTGCGCCGCTGGCAATGCCCTGGGCGTTGACCTCAAGAACAACCCCGACCTCGTCGCTCAGAACGCCACCATCGCCTGGCGCACTGGCTTCTGGTTCTGGATGACCCAGACGGGCGCTGGCTCCATGACCGGCCACGACGCCATCGTCAACGGCGCTGGCTTCGGTGAGACCATCCGCACCATCAACGGCGCTCTGGAGTGCAACGGCCGCAACCCAGCTCAGGTTGACAGCCGCGTCAACAACTACAACCGCTTCCTCGGCTTGCTCGGCGCCTCCGCTGTCGGCAACAACCGCTGCTAAGTCCGTGGGTGTTGGCAAGGGCCTCGGGGCAGTGCCCCGGGGCTCCAGATGGGCTTGAGGGGTTGACCCCCTCCCGTCAGGAGAAGGAAGCCCAGCGGCTTCCTCTCTCCTCCGGTCAGACTCAGTGGACGGTGATCTTGTCGACGGTGATCGTCGCCCTCTTGTGGAAGTAAACCCTGTACTCCAAGGGGTGGTTGAGCGCCGTCTGCTGGAAGGTCAGGCTGAAGTCCTGGTACTGGTTGGCGGCGGAGAATTGCTGCGCTGTCAACTCCATGCTGGCGGCCGACAAGCCCGTGGTGCCGTCCCGTACATCAATGCTCGCGAGGCTTTGGGCGCCCAGCGTGTTGTTGTCGGTCTTCACCCGGAAGGTGACCTTGTGCGTGCCGATCGGCACATTGGCATCGTAGGGGCCGTAGACCATGTGGCCGGTGGGATCGAGGGACAGAGACGCCTGCCAGCCGTCTCCACTGGTGCGCCCCGCGTGGTGCGCCAGCACGGCACCTTCCGCCTCGTAGTGGCCGATGCGCGTCGTCGTCGTGACCTTGTCGATGTTGATGGCCGCCTTGTCCTTGTAGTTGGCCCTGAACTCGAGCGAGTGCCCGGCGATGTTGAGGTAGGTCAGGCTGAAGTCCTGATAGGCCCCGCCGGCTTTGAAGTGGCTGCGGTAGACGTCGAACGTCGTCAGCACGATGCCCGTGGTGGCATCCCGGACATCGAGCGTCACGACGTGGTCGTTGTTGCCCGTCACCGCGTCGATCTTCATCTTGAACGTCGTGGTCAACTGCCCGGCCGGGAATGACGTGACATAGGGGCCATACAGCATCATGCCCTCTGCGTCCTGCGAGACGTTCGCTGACCAGCCATTGTCGTTCGAGCGGCCGACCGCGTGGGAGAACGGTGAGGTGGCGTAGCTCGTGTTCTCCGCCTCGTAGATCTTCACGAGGGTCGCGGGATCGGTCGGCAGGTTGTAGTGCTCCCGCATCAACTGGAAGTAGTGGTCCGGCCTGACGAAGACGATGTTGGTGTTGCTTTTGAAGTTGTTCACCACGTTGACAAAGCTCTGGTAGCCGTTGCCTTCCCACGGATTGGCCTGGATGCTGACGAACCGGGGCGCCAAGCCGTTCCATCCCGAGATGTGGCGGTTGATCTCCGAGATCATGGAACTCTCCGTCGGGCAGTACGTGGCGTTGAGTCCTTGGCTTGGCAGGATGTTGTTGTAGACGGTGATGCCGCCGCCTGCATTTTGCGCAGTCAGCCCCAGCAGCAA
Protein-coding sequences here:
- a CDS encoding glycoside hydrolase family 19 protein, producing MWRQELRDVSKSLLGAAVLFFSMVVVFAPQDAAAACRGAWAEGSAYNVGDGVTYNGGTYTALQAHTACVGCGWNPAAVPSLWKAGGDCGSTPPPPPPPPPPPGGNGIAAILSESTFNTMFPSRNGFYTYAALVAAANTFPSFATSGDTATRKREVAAFLANISHETGGLVYIEEINKSVMCDTSWGPPGCGCAAGKWYYGRGPIQLSWNGNYCAAGNALGVDLKNNPDLVAQNATIAWRTGFWFWMTQTGAGSMTGHDAIVNGAGFGETIRTINGALECNGRNPAQVDSRVNNYNRFLGLLGASAVGNNRC
- a CDS encoding type I polyketide synthase, whose amino-acid sequence is MRQAGSPSSPEALQSLVISLVAARTALPVRSIDVREPLSRHGLDSAGAMGLLAELSADLGRTLPATLLWEYPTIEALCGHLSGVEPAPAPRPGSVEDVLPGHEPIAIIGLACRFPGAPDAEAFWRLLREGEDAITEVPSERWDTGAFYDADPAVPGKMNTRWGGFIEGVDQFDPSFFGISPREAVEMDPQQRLALETAWGALEDAGLPPSALKGSRTGVFFGAMFCDYGRLSGAGGPLTTSHTATGQDASIISARVSYALGLQGPSLVVSTACSSSLVALHLACQSLRSGESTLALAGGVNLLLAPESTVAMSKFGGLSPDGRCFSFGARANGYTRGEGTGVVVLKPLSRALADGDVIHCVIRGSAVNNDGASNGLTAPNPKAQEDVLRRAWAQAELDPQRAHYVEAHGTGTLLGDPIEARALGVVLGVGRSTQRPLRVGSVKSNIGHLEAAAGIAGVIKVVLSMRQRALPASLHSDPPNPHIPFEALGLRVQRHLEPWPGGEEEPFTAGVSSFGFGGTNCHVVLQQWRPHEAELFALAADGETELQLRVQGILDSLEEPGAPLPLRALCQEAARYGEGTHRLAVTVRSRQELKQHLLSFWDGEPRAGQSCGEASPRRPVVFVFSGQGAQWPGMGWSLVWSEPAFRTALQRCDVLIRQQLGWSLLQELAAQGTRSRLDEAAVGWPATVALEIALAELWRSWGIEPDAVIGYSIGEVAAAHVAGSLDLEDALRVICSQARLIDRLRGQGAMALVSLSWEQAGQELAGFEGRVHRAISAAPDATVLTGEPQAITEVLESLQRRGISHWRVSTDVPAHSPGLASLRDELSEALQGLHPGRAKQPLASAVTGALLQGESLDAAYWTRHFIQPVQFSQALEALAERMPDACFVELGPHATLKRSIESVLAHAGRPTRVLASLRRREDGRAVMRDALGALYAQGRTVRWSAVSPSGQPEEPATGRNERRPRVLPLSARTPEALEALARAYQERMGPEGELRDVAFSAGAHRTHHEHRLAVVGDSPPEVHSALAAFLRGERPAGMFQGTASAGGHRRLAFVFSGQGSQWVGMGRQLLETEPVFRHTVEACDALLRPLAGFSLLDELAASEEHSRLNQTAVTQPALFALQVALAKLWRSWGIQPDAVIGHSIGEVAAAQVAGALSLEDALRVVHHRSRLMQRATGFGKMVAVELPAHELTSFLEGVDGRVSLGAINDPLSAVLSGDPEAVDTVVARLEQRQVVYRRLRVDYAFHSPQMAPLQEELLQSLHGLRAERCEVPFYSTVSGERLEGPELGASYWARNIREPVRFADAVRSAIDDGHRLFLELGPHPVLGHNVLQCLEARGVEGHAIASMRRSQEEPRVLREAVAALYVRGCTIDWKQAAPLEARFVPLPSYPWQRQRYWVRTRPSAARPSLPGGHPLLGSPLSLAALRGARCWEQTLGTDTLPYLADHRVQGEIVVPGAAYLELGLAAAAAAYGTAPCMLETVSFQRMLALPPEQERTLQVVLTEKEAGQASFDVYSQRPGDTGSPWLHHATGLLRRADAIPRAESERVTPHALRQRLPEHWSASEHYQRMTAMGLEYGDCFQGVQELWRSADEALGRVRLPEAVAARVGGYHLHPALLDACIQVVMTLWTGARDGTSGETWVPVGIESLRLSQPPGQELWAFARRNPQGEPGEPVQTSDLLLLNDAGEVLVEVKGLKVQRLEGGVSARPPGEEWLYTLEWKRHEGASLEHGPEGTGAWLVLSDTTGTGQSLAELMQARGQRCVLVTAADRYAQLGPGRFQVNAAAPEDYRRVLKDAFGEAGGCRGLIHLWSLDTGGLEDLEPAQRLGSQSALYLAQAVVREGGRDTPRLWLVTQGAQAVSQGERVSVAQAPLWGFGRALSLEHPELQTTLVDVVADAPRAQAQALWAEMGAADGETQIAWRQGTRSVARLVRGTYGDTGAVLPSLHANATYLITGGLGGLGLTLAKWMVTRGARHLVLVGRGEPSPTARTVLRELEEAGATVVVERADVANRAQMAGVLGRIHHEQHPLKGLVHAAAVLDDGTMLELDAERFHRPMNAKGHGAWNLHTLTAGWELDFFVMYSSAASLLGFPGQSNYAAANAFMDALAWHRRGQGLPGLSINWGAFAEVGMAAAQSNRGERLRHRGVGSLKPEQGTAVLERLLAGSSAQVAVMQLEARQWLEFYPNASAPLWTVLLAEQAKTKSRESTSVRFREALSKAEPSQRGALVEEHLAEQIALVLRLEPSKIDRLRALGELGLDSLMSLELRNRLEAALGMKLSATLLFTYPNLASLAQHVVGRMEFPSEATVAPITASPGAVEGQAERLAEVEQMSDDEAEQLLLASLESLSTELLK